A window of the Euzebya pacifica genome harbors these coding sequences:
- a CDS encoding ABC transporter ATP-binding protein: MLDIDSLSKRYGDVVALDSCSFTVRPGRMLGFLGRNGAGKTTTMRAVFGLANPDSGEIRWDGHPITAADRRRFGYMPEERGLYPKMSLTDQLVYFGRLHGMTADEAKAAADRWLGDLDLGDRAGDPLEDLSQGNQQRVQLAAALLHDPELLVLDEPFNGLDPIGAATMARVLRERAAAGTAVMFSSHQLEVVEDLCEDVAIIDRGRVVVTGEVRALQTESPYRRVELDLSEAQAAALQDLDGVIESRFDGRHHVLKVRADVDVTRLMTGVGTGLGGGQHFVYTTPSLTQIFTEAVSPPDAPESSTAPASSNHVTIGGTR, encoded by the coding sequence ATGCTCGACATCGACTCCCTCAGCAAGCGCTACGGCGACGTCGTGGCCCTCGACAGCTGCAGCTTCACCGTGCGGCCCGGCCGCATGCTCGGCTTCCTCGGCCGCAACGGCGCAGGCAAGACCACGACGATGCGAGCGGTCTTCGGCCTGGCCAACCCCGACAGCGGCGAGATCCGCTGGGACGGCCACCCCATCACCGCCGCCGACCGGCGTCGCTTCGGCTACATGCCCGAGGAGCGGGGCCTGTACCCCAAGATGTCGCTGACCGACCAGCTGGTCTACTTCGGCCGGCTGCACGGCATGACCGCCGACGAGGCCAAGGCGGCCGCGGACCGCTGGCTGGGCGACCTCGACCTCGGCGACCGCGCCGGCGACCCGTTGGAGGACCTCTCCCAGGGCAACCAGCAGCGTGTCCAGCTGGCCGCGGCGTTGCTGCACGACCCCGAGCTGCTCGTGCTCGACGAGCCGTTCAACGGCCTCGACCCGATCGGTGCCGCCACCATGGCCCGCGTCCTGCGCGAACGGGCTGCCGCAGGGACCGCCGTGATGTTCTCCTCCCACCAGCTGGAGGTCGTGGAGGACCTGTGCGAGGACGTCGCCATCATCGACCGCGGCCGCGTCGTCGTCACCGGTGAGGTCAGGGCGCTGCAGACCGAGTCCCCCTACCGCCGGGTCGAGCTGGACCTCTCCGAGGCGCAGGCCGCCGCGCTGCAGGACCTCGACGGCGTCATCGAGTCCCGCTTCGACGGCCGCCATCACGTCCTCAAGGTCCGTGCCGACGTCGACGTCACCCGCCTGATGACCGGCGTGGGGACCGGGCTCGGCGGCGGACAGCACTTCGTCTACACCACCCCCTCCCTCACCCAGATCTTCACCGAGGCGGTGTCGCCCCCGGATGCCCCGGAGTCGTCGACCGCCCCTGCGTCCAGCAACCACGTCACGATCGGTGGCACCCGATGA
- a CDS encoding sensor histidine kinase encodes MATPALPPLSATERRPSWVDVGVVAAMLLLGLLGVFLAHDLGGPEDQSRIASWADYTTLVILVLPILVRRMAPAAVCVFVSLFFVAFRLLEVPEGPVSSVAVFMAIHAAGAHVADARRRNGARALALGTGFVALVVQLSGEIEAVGFEAVVGLTFSIGLNLGFYVAAWVLGDRDRHQRIDRAELSRRADQLATEREARAEQAVVAERVRIARELHDVVAHHVSVMGVQAAAARHVMGRDPARAAEALGTVEASARQAVDELQRLVGILREAPSDGVDAPQPTLDGLPALVATLADAGLPVELREIGRSVAMPDSVGLSAHRIVQEALTNVMRHAPGAETTVVLTHLAGVLQVEVVNGPAPTGATPAGPGGGRGLLGMRERAAMLGGRVEAGPLPRGGYRVAATLPLPGGVQDRPGPATIGAIGAHVAHGRVGPRSGPETAAAEPGVAHTTNVEHTNNIAHANNVEHTNNAEEEVTR; translated from the coding sequence ATGGCCACCCCTGCCCTCCCGCCGCTGAGCGCCACCGAACGTCGTCCGTCCTGGGTCGACGTCGGCGTGGTCGCCGCGATGCTGCTGCTCGGGCTGCTCGGCGTGTTCCTGGCCCACGACCTGGGGGGCCCGGAGGACCAGAGCCGCATCGCGTCGTGGGCGGACTACACGACGCTGGTGATCCTCGTCCTGCCGATCCTGGTCAGGCGGATGGCACCGGCGGCCGTCTGCGTGTTCGTCAGCCTGTTCTTCGTGGCGTTCCGGCTGCTGGAGGTGCCCGAGGGACCGGTCTCGAGCGTCGCGGTCTTCATGGCCATCCACGCCGCCGGTGCCCACGTGGCCGACGCTCGCCGCCGCAACGGCGCACGCGCGCTGGCCCTCGGAACGGGCTTCGTCGCGCTGGTCGTGCAGCTGTCGGGCGAGATCGAGGCGGTGGGGTTCGAGGCGGTGGTCGGGCTGACGTTCAGCATCGGCCTGAACCTCGGCTTCTACGTGGCGGCATGGGTGCTGGGCGACCGCGATCGGCACCAGCGGATCGACCGGGCCGAGCTGTCCCGCCGCGCCGACCAGCTGGCCACCGAACGCGAGGCGAGGGCCGAGCAGGCCGTGGTGGCCGAGCGGGTTCGGATCGCCCGCGAGCTGCACGACGTCGTGGCCCACCACGTCAGCGTCATGGGCGTCCAGGCGGCGGCGGCGAGGCACGTCATGGGCCGGGACCCCGCGCGGGCCGCCGAGGCGCTCGGCACCGTGGAGGCCTCTGCCCGCCAGGCGGTGGACGAGCTGCAGCGGTTGGTGGGGATCCTGCGCGAGGCGCCGTCGGACGGGGTGGATGCCCCGCAGCCGACCCTCGACGGCTTGCCGGCGCTGGTGGCCACGCTGGCCGACGCCGGGTTGCCCGTGGAGCTGCGTGAGATCGGCCGGTCGGTGGCGATGCCGGACTCCGTCGGGCTGTCGGCCCACCGGATCGTGCAGGAGGCGCTGACCAACGTGATGCGCCACGCCCCGGGCGCCGAGACGACGGTCGTGCTGACCCACCTCGCCGGCGTGCTGCAGGTCGAGGTGGTCAACGGGCCGGCCCCCACGGGCGCCACGCCGGCCGGGCCGGGCGGTGGTCGCGGGCTGCTCGGGATGCGCGAACGGGCGGCCATGCTCGGCGGACGGGTCGAGGCGGGTCCCCTCCCCCGCGGTGGCTACCGGGTCGCGGCGACCCTCCCCCTCCCCGGCGGTGTCCAGGACCGGCCGGGCCCGGCGACGATCGGCGCGATCGGGGCCCACGTCGCCCATGGACGAGTTGGCCCCCGATCGGGGCCCGAGACGGCGGCCGCGGAGCCGGGCGTCGCGCACACGACCAACGTCGAGCACACGAACAACATCGCGCACGCGAACAACGTCGAGCACACGAACAACGCTGAGGAGGAGGTGACGCGGTGA
- a CDS encoding response regulator, translated as MTDVADELIEVVLVDDQQLVRSGLRMILESEPDIVVVGEGGDGREGVRLARTLVPHVVLMDIQMPVMDGLAATEAIGELPDPPKVVVLTTFERDDYVFRALRQGASGFLLKNAPPAQLIDAVRVVAAGDSLLSPSITRRLIQAFADGPAPAEHDPALDLLTDREREVLGLLATGRSNAEIADVLIVGEATVKTHVSRVFDKLGVRDRVQAVVWAHEHGVT; from the coding sequence GTGACCGACGTGGCTGACGAGCTGATCGAGGTGGTGCTGGTGGACGACCAGCAGCTGGTCCGGTCGGGGCTGCGGATGATCCTCGAGTCCGAGCCCGACATCGTCGTGGTCGGCGAGGGCGGGGACGGCCGGGAGGGCGTGCGGCTGGCCCGCACCCTCGTGCCCCATGTGGTGCTGATGGACATCCAGATGCCCGTCATGGACGGTCTGGCCGCCACCGAGGCCATCGGCGAGCTGCCCGACCCGCCCAAGGTGGTCGTCCTGACCACGTTCGAGCGCGACGACTACGTCTTCCGGGCGCTGCGGCAGGGCGCCAGCGGGTTCCTGCTCAAGAACGCCCCGCCCGCCCAGCTCATCGATGCGGTGCGGGTGGTCGCGGCGGGCGACTCCCTGCTGTCCCCCTCCATCACCCGGCGGCTGATCCAGGCGTTCGCCGACGGGCCGGCACCCGCCGAACACGACCCGGCGCTGGACCTGCTCACCGACCGCGAACGCGAGGTGCTCGGCCTGCTGGCGACCGGCCGGTCCAACGCCGAGATCGCCGACGTGCTGATCGTGGGCGAGGCCACCGTCAAGACCCACGTGTCACGGGTGTTCGACAAGCTCGGCGTCCGCGACCGCGTCCAGGCGGTCGTCTGGGCCCACGAACACGGCGTGACCTGA
- a CDS encoding NADP-dependent oxidoreductase, producing the protein MSTPETNRVWRLTERPTAAFSPDEHVELATASVPEPADGQALVRVTHLSLDPTIRGWMQQDTYLPAIGIGEVVRSMGIGEVVASKSDKYPVGALVSGLTGWQEYVLAEERGAGALQILPEGTDPLVAISLFGPTGLAAYFGLLRVGELKEGDTVLVSGAAGATGSVVGQIAKLKGCRVIGTAGGPEKCAYVVDELGFDECVDYKADDVAKTLRSAIGPDGVDVYFDNVGGPLLEMALSNLALHARIVICGAISQYDGAAPKGPRNYSNLIVKRAKMEGFLIFDYAKDHPQAFADLGQWAAEGKVNAKVDLEHGIEAVPTAFTKLFTGGNVGKNAVAL; encoded by the coding sequence ATGAGCACCCCCGAGACCAACCGGGTGTGGCGCCTGACCGAGCGCCCCACCGCCGCCTTCTCTCCCGACGAGCACGTCGAGCTCGCCACCGCGTCGGTGCCCGAGCCGGCCGACGGCCAGGCGCTGGTCCGGGTCACCCACCTGTCGCTGGACCCGACCATCCGCGGCTGGATGCAGCAGGACACCTACCTGCCGGCCATCGGGATCGGTGAGGTCGTCCGCTCCATGGGCATCGGCGAGGTCGTCGCCTCGAAGTCCGACAAGTACCCGGTCGGCGCGCTCGTCAGCGGGCTGACCGGCTGGCAGGAGTACGTCCTCGCCGAGGAGCGCGGCGCCGGCGCGCTGCAGATCCTCCCCGAGGGCACCGACCCGCTGGTCGCCATCTCCCTGTTCGGCCCGACCGGCCTGGCCGCCTACTTCGGCCTGCTGCGCGTCGGTGAGCTGAAGGAGGGCGACACCGTCCTGGTCAGCGGTGCAGCGGGTGCGACCGGCTCGGTCGTCGGGCAGATCGCCAAGCTCAAGGGCTGTCGCGTCATCGGCACCGCCGGTGGGCCGGAGAAGTGCGCCTACGTCGTCGACGAGCTCGGGTTCGACGAGTGCGTGGACTACAAGGCCGACGACGTCGCCAAGACGCTGCGGTCGGCCATCGGCCCCGACGGCGTCGACGTCTACTTCGACAACGTCGGCGGCCCGCTGCTGGAGATGGCGCTGTCCAACCTGGCGCTGCACGCCCGCATCGTCATCTGCGGCGCGATCTCGCAGTACGACGGTGCGGCGCCCAAGGGGCCGCGCAACTACTCCAACCTCATCGTCAAGCGCGCGAAGATGGAGGGCTTCCTCATCTTCGACTACGCCAAGGACCACCCCCAGGCCTTCGCCGACCTCGGCCAGTGGGCCGCGGAGGGCAAGGTCAACGCCAAGGTCGACCTCGAGCACGGCATCGAGGCCGTGCCGACGGCCTTCACCAAGCTGTTCACCGGCGGCAACGTCGGCAAGAACGCCGTGGCCCTGTAG
- a CDS encoding WD40/YVTN/BNR-like repeat-containing protein — protein sequence MGTTLGVGTDKGGWLLRSDDRRSWTVEGPFFTGWQVTAFGTTASGTYLAGTASGWFGPGVHRSTDLQEWTQVVDGPAFPAEDPTGTDPKVERIWHFSTDPTGRIWCGVAQAGLFTSDDDGETWQPVEAYNTHPTRPKWIPGAGGMCLHRVLTDDQRIWAAASSIGVLRSDDGGASFQPANRGVEGVDPDGADDGIGTCVHAVVADPDDPDTIWRQDHSGVYRTTDGADSWQRIEQGLPANFGFPIVRDPGSGALFVVPLEADVNRTPVEGRFAAYRSTDGGESWQASGVGWPDEPTYDTVLRGAMAVDGDGGVYAGTTGGRLWATDDAGDSWHELPGTFPRIHAVAVL from the coding sequence ATGGGGACAACGCTCGGAGTGGGGACGGACAAGGGCGGGTGGTTGCTGCGCAGCGACGACCGCCGCAGCTGGACGGTCGAGGGGCCGTTCTTCACGGGATGGCAGGTGACCGCCTTCGGCACGACGGCCTCGGGGACCTACCTCGCCGGGACCGCCTCGGGCTGGTTCGGCCCCGGGGTGCACCGCTCGACGGACCTGCAGGAGTGGACCCAGGTCGTCGACGGCCCAGCCTTCCCGGCTGAGGACCCGACGGGGACCGACCCGAAGGTCGAGCGGATCTGGCACTTCTCCACCGACCCGACCGGGCGGATCTGGTGCGGCGTCGCCCAGGCCGGCTTGTTCACCAGCGACGACGACGGCGAGACCTGGCAGCCGGTCGAGGCCTACAACACCCATCCGACCCGCCCGAAGTGGATCCCCGGCGCCGGCGGCATGTGCCTGCACCGGGTGCTGACCGACGACCAGCGCATCTGGGCGGCGGCCTCCTCGATCGGGGTGCTCCGCAGCGACGACGGCGGCGCGTCCTTCCAGCCGGCCAACCGCGGGGTGGAGGGGGTGGACCCCGACGGCGCCGACGACGGCATCGGCACGTGCGTGCATGCCGTCGTGGCCGACCCCGACGATCCCGACACGATCTGGCGGCAGGACCACTCGGGGGTGTACCGCACCACCGACGGCGCCGACTCGTGGCAGCGGATCGAGCAGGGCTTGCCGGCCAACTTCGGCTTCCCCATCGTGCGCGATCCGGGCTCGGGGGCCCTGTTCGTCGTGCCGCTGGAGGCCGACGTCAACCGCACCCCGGTGGAGGGGCGCTTCGCGGCGTACCGCTCGACCGATGGTGGCGAGTCCTGGCAGGCCTCCGGGGTGGGCTGGCCCGACGAGCCGACCTACGACACGGTCCTGCGCGGGGCGATGGCGGTCGACGGCGACGGCGGGGTGTACGCCGGCACGACCGGCGGCCGGCTGTGGGCCACCGACGACGCCGGCGACTCGTGGCACGAGCTGCCCGGCACGTTCCCGCGCATCCACGCCGTCGCGGTCCTGTAG
- a CDS encoding MoaD/ThiS family protein: protein MASTTVRLPGVLRPAIGGVREVSVNGTTVREAVEDLCRQHPTLTVRLFDEDGHLRRHVLCVHNGATTRLDDELALADGDELAILPAVSGG from the coding sequence GTGGCCAGCACGACGGTCCGGCTCCCCGGGGTGCTCCGCCCGGCGATCGGTGGGGTGCGCGAGGTGTCGGTCAACGGGACGACGGTCCGGGAGGCGGTCGAGGACCTGTGCCGCCAGCACCCGACGCTGACCGTGCGGCTGTTCGACGAGGACGGCCACCTGCGGCGCCACGTCCTGTGCGTCCACAACGGGGCGACCACCCGGCTGGACGACGAGCTGGCCCTCGCCGACGGTGACGAGCTCGCCATCCTCCCCGCGGTGTCCGGCGGGTGA
- a CDS encoding CapA family protein — protein sequence MTARRAVVLVLLLGLLPALLSAGPVGAQPPERDTPEYYARRPATPYRSFTLAATGDLLIHTPVRTAAARPDGSFDFGPQLAAVAPHLSAADVGLCHLEVPLDPDGPYSSYPRFNAPAQLATGIAGAGWDICSTASNHSADQGWPGLVQTLDALDAAGVAHRGMYRTEADSLAPVLYTVEGVSVGFLSATYGLNGLPAPGGHEWSVTRIDPAAILDRVRELRAAGADVVVVSLHWGNEYQHAPSSFQRNVAALLMTGGEVDALIGHHAHVVQPVEWISDRPVVYGLGNFLSGQRQSVTRRDGAIVSLSFAEDRDGWYVEALTAQPTWVTDGYAVVPARPEDGGTLGASATRTLGHLGVPLSPPPTPTQ from the coding sequence TTGACCGCACGGCGGGCCGTCGTGCTCGTCCTGCTGCTGGGCCTCCTGCCGGCGTTGCTGTCGGCGGGTCCCGTGGGCGCCCAGCCACCCGAGCGGGACACGCCGGAGTACTACGCCCGGCGGCCCGCCACGCCGTACCGCTCCTTCACCCTTGCGGCCACCGGCGACCTGCTGATCCACACGCCGGTCCGGACGGCCGCCGCCCGGCCCGACGGCTCGTTCGACTTCGGGCCACAGCTGGCGGCCGTCGCGCCGCATCTGTCGGCAGCCGACGTCGGCCTGTGCCATCTGGAGGTGCCGCTGGACCCCGACGGGCCCTACTCCAGCTATCCGCGGTTCAACGCCCCGGCGCAGCTGGCCACGGGGATCGCCGGGGCGGGGTGGGACATCTGCTCGACGGCGTCCAACCACTCCGCGGACCAGGGGTGGCCGGGGCTGGTGCAGACCCTCGACGCGCTGGACGCCGCCGGGGTGGCGCACCGGGGCATGTACCGCACCGAGGCCGACTCGCTGGCCCCGGTCCTGTACACCGTGGAGGGCGTGTCGGTCGGGTTCCTGTCGGCCACCTACGGGCTGAACGGGCTGCCGGCGCCCGGTGGGCACGAGTGGTCGGTCACCCGCATCGACCCGGCGGCGATCCTCGACCGGGTCCGTGAGCTGCGGGCCGCCGGCGCCGATGTCGTCGTCGTCAGCCTGCACTGGGGCAACGAGTACCAGCACGCCCCGTCGTCCTTCCAGCGCAACGTCGCCGCGCTGCTGATGACTGGCGGCGAGGTCGACGCGTTGATCGGCCACCACGCCCATGTCGTGCAGCCGGTCGAGTGGATCAGCGACCGGCCGGTCGTCTACGGGCTGGGCAACTTCCTGTCCGGCCAACGGCAGAGCGTGACCCGCCGGGACGGGGCCATCGTCAGCCTGTCGTTCGCGGAGGACCGCGACGGCTGGTACGTCGAGGCGCTGACGGCCCAGCCGACGTGGGTGACCGACGGGTACGCCGTGGTGCCCGCCCGGCCCGAGGACGGTGGGACCCTCGGCGCCTCGGCCACCCGGACCCTCGGCCACCTCGGCGTGCCGCTGTCCCCGCCGCCCACGCCCACGCAGTAG
- a CDS encoding ACT domain-containing protein, which yields MEILLRCQIPDVPGMLATLAGAIAETGGDIQAVEVVETVEETVIDDLWVVTSDVAALVSALEAMHGVRVVHAGMSRGVPGDATARLATGIDTLMSGAMPVEDGLATLMGGLLRAASAEILPESEWPSKKDRRMLALRVASGVLVLRREYKFLDAEIQRAKQVLAVCERAAAIAGGA from the coding sequence ATGGAGATCCTGCTGCGCTGCCAGATCCCCGACGTGCCGGGCATGTTGGCGACCCTTGCCGGCGCGATCGCCGAGACCGGCGGGGACATCCAGGCGGTCGAGGTCGTGGAGACCGTCGAGGAGACGGTCATCGACGACCTGTGGGTTGTCACCTCCGACGTCGCAGCCCTCGTGTCGGCGCTGGAGGCGATGCACGGGGTCCGGGTGGTCCACGCCGGCATGTCCCGGGGTGTGCCCGGCGACGCCACGGCCCGGCTGGCCACCGGGATCGACACGCTCATGAGCGGGGCCATGCCGGTCGAGGACGGGCTGGCCACGCTGATGGGTGGGCTGCTGCGCGCGGCGTCGGCGGAGATCCTGCCCGAGTCGGAGTGGCCGTCGAAGAAGGACCGCCGCATGCTGGCCCTGCGGGTCGCCTCGGGGGTGCTGGTGCTCAGACGCGAGTACAAGTTCCTCGACGCGGAGATCCAGCGGGCCAAGCAGGTGCTCGCGGTGTGCGAACGAGCGGCGGCAATCGCCGGAGGAGCCTGA
- a CDS encoding MBL fold metallo-hydrolase, with protein MVWSDPEVETVAPGIHRVPVPLPNDGLRAVNVYMIEDGDGVTLVDSGWNGPEARAAIDRGLAVAGAELGDVHRMLITHMHYDHLGQADELRRAGAGEYWLGEEEKESFSILVTDPVESRRERLDQLEAHGAVELAEKGRASDGAVKEPLTWQPPGRWVADGEQAPLADGQLTAILTPGHTRGHLCFLHGDRKILFSGDHVLPHITPSIGFEPHTNPLALVDFLESQARVAALDVELVLPAHGEVFTDLVGRVDELTAHHDVRLDACRAALSEDGSSAFTAASRIGWTRRETPFEELNAFNQTLAVWETAAHLELLAVRGTVTRRVVDGTITFTRV; from the coding sequence ATGGTGTGGAGTGACCCCGAGGTCGAGACCGTGGCGCCCGGAATCCACCGGGTGCCCGTCCCGCTGCCCAACGACGGGCTGCGAGCGGTCAACGTGTACATGATCGAGGACGGCGACGGGGTGACGCTGGTCGACTCGGGCTGGAACGGCCCCGAGGCGCGGGCGGCCATCGACCGTGGCCTCGCGGTCGCCGGCGCCGAGCTGGGTGACGTGCACCGCATGCTGATCACCCACATGCACTACGACCACCTCGGGCAGGCCGACGAGCTGCGTCGCGCCGGTGCCGGCGAGTACTGGCTGGGCGAGGAGGAGAAGGAGAGCTTCTCCATCCTCGTCACCGACCCGGTGGAGTCCCGCCGGGAGCGGCTGGACCAGCTGGAGGCCCACGGGGCGGTCGAGCTCGCCGAGAAGGGGCGGGCCAGCGACGGTGCGGTGAAGGAGCCGCTGACTTGGCAGCCTCCGGGTCGCTGGGTGGCCGATGGCGAGCAGGCCCCGCTGGCGGACGGTCAGCTGACGGCGATCCTGACGCCCGGCCACACCCGCGGCCACCTCTGCTTCCTGCACGGCGACCGGAAGATCCTGTTCTCCGGCGACCACGTGCTGCCCCACATCACCCCGTCCATCGGCTTCGAGCCCCACACCAACCCGCTGGCGCTGGTGGACTTCCTGGAGTCCCAGGCCCGCGTGGCCGCGCTGGACGTCGAGCTGGTCCTGCCGGCCCACGGGGAGGTCTTCACCGACCTGGTCGGCCGGGTCGACGAGCTGACCGCCCACCACGACGTCCGCCTGGACGCCTGCCGGGCGGCGCTGTCGGAGGACGGGTCCTCGGCCTTCACCGCCGCCAGCCGGATCGGCTGGACCCGCCGGGAGACCCCGTTCGAGGAGCTGAACGCGTTCAACCAGACGCTGGCGGTCTGGGAGACCGCCGCGCACCTCGAGCTGCTGGCCGTGCGCGGGACCGTGACCCGCCGGGTGGTCGACGGCACGATCACCTTCACCCGGGTCTGA
- a CDS encoding SDR family oxidoreductase has translation METNEKRVLVTGGGSGIGAAMCRRFAADGATVVVADMNAEAAQAVADEIGGVALTADVGSAEANEAMIDEAEATVGPIDLLVLNAGIATGTDVTDTTDETWDTIWRVNVMAHVWALRAWLPRAIERGGGYVLHTASAAGLLTSLGSAPYSVTKHAVVSLAEWVSITHADKGITVSALCPQFVSTPLLDDLKDIPGGQKLAALGVKEPSEIADAVAEAIAEDRFLILPHPEVEQYEQNRANDRERWLGGMRKLQRHILSED, from the coding sequence ATGGAGACGAACGAGAAGCGAGTACTGGTCACGGGCGGCGGCAGCGGGATCGGCGCGGCCATGTGCCGGCGGTTCGCGGCCGACGGCGCCACCGTCGTGGTCGCCGACATGAACGCGGAGGCCGCACAGGCGGTCGCCGACGAGATCGGCGGGGTCGCCCTGACCGCCGACGTCGGCAGCGCCGAGGCCAACGAGGCCATGATCGACGAGGCCGAGGCCACGGTCGGTCCGATCGACCTGCTGGTCCTCAACGCCGGCATCGCCACCGGCACCGACGTCACCGACACCACCGACGAGACGTGGGACACGATCTGGCGGGTCAACGTGATGGCCCACGTCTGGGCGCTGCGGGCATGGCTGCCCCGCGCCATCGAGCGTGGCGGCGGGTACGTCCTGCACACCGCCAGCGCCGCCGGCCTGCTGACCAGCCTCGGCTCGGCGCCGTACTCGGTGACCAAGCACGCGGTCGTGTCGCTGGCCGAGTGGGTGTCGATCACCCACGCCGACAAGGGCATCACGGTCTCGGCGCTGTGCCCGCAGTTCGTGTCCACTCCCCTGCTGGACGACCTCAAGGACATCCCCGGCGGGCAGAAGCTGGCCGCGCTCGGGGTGAAGGAGCCGTCGGAGATCGCCGACGCGGTGGCCGAGGCCATCGCCGAGGACCGCTTCCTGATCCTCCCCCATCCCGAGGTCGAGCAGTACGAGCAGAACCGGGCCAACGACCGCGAGCGGTGGCTGGGCGGCATGCGCAAGCTGCAGCGCCACATCCTGAGCGAGGACTAG